In Maridesulfovibrio sp., the genomic stretch GCTTGAAAGCGTAAGGCCGTGGTATCAGAACGGTCTGCAGTATGTTTTCAAGGATGCAATGCCCGGTATCGAGGAACTCGAAAAGCCGACGCGTCAGCGTCCTGCTGCGCCTGAAGCAAGGCAGGCTAAACCGGTACAGCCCAATCTGGAACGTCAGCATTTCCGCAACCAGCAGCCCTCTGCACCGCAGCAGAATCAGTCGGTGCAGCAAAATCCCGGACATCAGGCTAATCATCAATCAGTAGCCGGTCAGCAACAGCAGAGACCGTCATTTGACCGTACCCCTCCGGCAAAGCCTTCACGCAGACCCCAGCCTCAATCTGTACCGTCCCAAGGTAACCCCTGTCTGCCGGACCCGAATTCGTGGCCCGCTCCGTGGTCAACGCTTGCCACAAGGATCACCCCCCGGTTACAGATTTTTTGGACCTATGCACAATTGGGTCAGGATTTATCCGGCCAGGCCGACACGGAACGGCGGAAATTGTTCCAGTCGCTAATCGGCTATATGGGACTCCCTAAGGGGGCCATTTCTTTTTGGCCTTGTACAACATGGGACGGCAGCGGGTACGAAAACAAGGCCGATATTTTCTGGAAAGGAGTAGAGTCCTACGGTGTTAAATTCGTTGCCTGTTTCGGCGACCATACCCGCTCATTGATTGCTCCGGATGCACCTTCCTCGTCTGCTTCTGTGCACATAAACGGTGTGCAGATGTTAATGTTGCAGGACCCTGATTTTTTGAAAACTCTTCCGGTAGAAGAGCAGCAGTTACTAAGCATCTCGCTATTGCGTTTGCCTCTTTTTTAGAATCAATCATAGTATGCCTAATAACCCCGTCTTTTTTAAGGCGGGGTTTTCTTTTTACTTTGTTTATTTATCTCCTGTGATTTGGCATTATGAAGTCAAAAGATATAGTACGGGAGTACCCATGCTTGAATTAACGAAACGTTCATCTCTCATTTATTGCTTGATCATCATTGCTGTGGTCACGATGCTTAGCTGTCAGAATCAGGAGGCTTCAGCTGCAAATTATAATATTTTGTTGCTGAAGTTGCAGGGCGGGATAAGTCCGGCTCAGGTCCAGCTTCTCGAAGGTGGCCTTGAGCAAGCAGGTGATGACGATCATGATCTTGTGTTGCTTCAGCTCGATACTCCGGGCGGTTCCGTTTCTTCAATGCGTGATATGGTTAAGATAATCATGAACAGTGAAATTCCGGTCTGCGTTTGGGTTGGTCCCGAGGGCGCTCATGCTGCTTCTGCCGGTACTTTCATCACTGCTTCTGCAGTGGTCGCGGCCATGGCTCCGGGAACTTCCATCGGAGCCGCCAGCCCGGTTTCTACTTCGGGGGATGATTTATCTAAAACCATGAGCAAGAAGGTTATCGGGGATATGGTCAGCCTGATTACAGGCATTGCCCGTAAGAGGGGGCGCAATATTGAATGGTATGTCCAGTCTGTTAAAGATGGCGTCAGTGTTGATGCCCAAGATGCAGCAACCTTGAACGTTGTGGATTATATAGCCTTGTCCGTGGATGATTTTTTGGAGCAGTTAGGCGCAAGGGGAGTCGTTCTCAGAGGACAAAAGGTAAGGTTTTTGAAGGATGAAGTGGATATAGCTGAGTATGATCCCGGTTTGCGATACGATGTCCTTTCATGGCTGCTCGATCCTCAGGTTGCATATTTCCTGCTGCTCGGCGGAATACTGGGACTGTTTTTTGAATTTTCCCATCCCGGAGTAGTCCTTCCCGGTGTTATAGGTGCTTTCTGTTTAGTTACCGGTCTCTATGCCATGTCGATCCTGCCTACAAATGCAGCCGGACTTCTTTTATTGCTCCTAGGTTCTGTTCTGTTCGTTTTGGAAATTTTCATTGTCAGTTACGGACTTCTTAGTCTCGGAGCAGTGATCAGTCTGTTCATCGGTTCGTTGGTATTGTTTCGGGAAGGTTCTCCGGGAATCCCATTGGAGATTATCCTTGGAACCGTCCTTACATTTTCCGCGTTTTTTGGCCTTGTTATTTACCTTGTTACCAAAGCTCAGATTTCCCGGTCAGGAGTGGGCATTGCGAGTATGGTTGGTCTGGAAGGGGAAGTCATTGAATTGCGCGGAGAGCGGATGAAGGTCCGTGTCCGTGGTGAAATCTGGAACGCTGAGACTGGGGACAAAATTATTTTTGCCGAAGGAACATTGATCGAGGTTGTTCAAGTCCATGGCCTTACCTTGATCGTCGCAAAAAAGAATTGATCAGGTTTATTTATTAGGAGGTTGTAATGACGTTTTTTATTCCTGTTATTTTGTTAGTCGTGTTTTTTCTGATCACAGCTTTGAAAGTCCTGAATGAATATGAGCGGGGCGTGATTTTTAGATTGGGAAGGGTTATAAAAGCTAAAGGTCCCGGGTTGATAATATTGATTCCTATAGTTGATCGGATGACACGAGTTTCGTTGCGTATAATGACTCTCGATGTTCCTAATCAGGATGTTATCACCCGTGATAACGTAAGTATCAAGGTAAATGCAGTTGTTTACTTCAGGGTGACCGAGCCGATCAAGGCGATTCTGGAGGTTGAGGATTTTATGTTTGCCACTTCTCAGCTTGCGCAAACCACCTTGCGTAGCGTATGTGGAGGCGTTGAGCTTGACGAAATACTTTCCCAACGAGAAAAGGTTAATAGTGAAATTCAGGAAATTCTTGATACTCACACCGATCCTTGGGGCATTAAAGTCAGCACTGTTGAGCTTAAGTATATTGACCTACCGCAGGAAATGCAGAGGGCAATGGCTAAACAGGCTGAGGCTGAGCGTGAACGCCGTGCCAAGGTCATTAATGCACAGGGTGAATATCAGGCGGCGGATAAACTTTCCGAAGCTGCCAAGATCATTTCAGCCCATCCTGAAGCGTTACAGTTAAGATATTTGCAGACATTGCGAGAAATGTCTGCTGAAGGAAAATCTTCCACCATCATTCCTCTTCCTATCGATTTATTGAAAATGTTGGCTCCGAGTGCTGACAGGGGAATGACAATGGATAAAAAAGACCAAGAGAGCGATTAATAATGAAAGTCCTTGTTACAGGAGCAGCCGGTTTTATCGGTTTTCACCTTTCCAAACGTCTTCTTGCCGAAGGCCACGAAGTAGTAGGTCTTGATATTCTTAATGATTACTATGACGTAAATGTTAAGAAAAACCGCCTCAAACAGATTGAGGATAATGAAAAGTTCACCTTTGCCTACATGGATATGGCAGACCGTGAAGCCATGGAAAAGCTTTTCGCTAAAGAAAAGTTTACGCATGTGGTTAACCTCGCTGCACAGGCGGGTGTCCGTTACTCCCTGATCAACCCGCAGGCTTACATTGACTCCAACGTAGTCGGCTTCATGAATATTCTTGAAGGCTGCCGTCACAATGGCGTCGAGCACCTTGTCTATGCTTCTTCAAGCTCTGTTTACGGGTTGAACACTAATATGCCTTTCAGCATTCATGACAACGTTGATCACCCCATAAGCATGTATGCGGCCACTAAAAAATCCAATGAACTTATGGCCCATTCATACAGCCATTTGTTTAATATCCCCACTACCGGCCTGCGCTTCTTCACCGTATACGGTCCTTGGGGCAGACCTGACATGGCTCTTTTCCTCTTCACCAAGGCTATTTTTGAAGACAAGCCTATCAATGTGTTCAACCACGGCAAGATGCTTCGTGATTTCACTTTCATTGACGATATC encodes the following:
- a CDS encoding nodulation protein NfeD, with the translated sequence MLELTKRSSLIYCLIIIAVVTMLSCQNQEASAANYNILLLKLQGGISPAQVQLLEGGLEQAGDDDHDLVLLQLDTPGGSVSSMRDMVKIIMNSEIPVCVWVGPEGAHAASAGTFITASAVVAAMAPGTSIGAASPVSTSGDDLSKTMSKKVIGDMVSLITGIARKRGRNIEWYVQSVKDGVSVDAQDAATLNVVDYIALSVDDFLEQLGARGVVLRGQKVRFLKDEVDIAEYDPGLRYDVLSWLLDPQVAYFLLLGGILGLFFEFSHPGVVLPGVIGAFCLVTGLYAMSILPTNAAGLLLLLLGSVLFVLEIFIVSYGLLSLGAVISLFIGSLVLFREGSPGIPLEIILGTVLTFSAFFGLVIYLVTKAQISRSGVGIASMVGLEGEVIELRGERMKVRVRGEIWNAETGDKIIFAEGTLIEVVQVHGLTLIVAKKN
- a CDS encoding slipin family protein — translated: MTFFIPVILLVVFFLITALKVLNEYERGVIFRLGRVIKAKGPGLIILIPIVDRMTRVSLRIMTLDVPNQDVITRDNVSIKVNAVVYFRVTEPIKAILEVEDFMFATSQLAQTTLRSVCGGVELDEILSQREKVNSEIQEILDTHTDPWGIKVSTVELKYIDLPQEMQRAMAKQAEAERERRAKVINAQGEYQAADKLSEAAKIISAHPEALQLRYLQTLREMSAEGKSSTIIPLPIDLLKMLAPSADRGMTMDKKDQESD
- a CDS encoding NAD-dependent epimerase, which translates into the protein MKVLVTGAAGFIGFHLSKRLLAEGHEVVGLDILNDYYDVNVKKNRLKQIEDNEKFTFAYMDMADREAMEKLFAKEKFTHVVNLAAQAGVRYSLINPQAYIDSNVVGFMNILEGCRHNGVEHLVYASSSSVYGLNTNMPFSIHDNVDHPISMYAATKKSNELMAHSYSHLFNIPTTGLRFFTVYGPWGRPDMALFLFTKAIFEDKPINVFNHGKMLRDFTFIDDIVEGVVRVMKNTAVSNPDWSGDAPDPGTSPAPFRIYNIGNNQPTELMRYIEVLEDCIGKKAEKNMMPLQAGDVPSTYANVDDLVRDVDFKPETTVEEGIAKFVEWYRGYYNV